The Amycolatopsis sp. QT-25 genomic sequence GCAGGCCGTCCCCGGCGCGAAGGCACCCCGCCCCCGCCCCGCCGCACCGATGGCCCGGCACGACGTCCCGAACGTCGTCCGCCGCCCCCGCAGCAGCCCTCGCCCGAACGCGGTGAGCGCCCGCGGCGGGCGGTGCCGCCACCTCCCCAGCAGCCACCGCCCGACCGCAGGCGTAAGCGGGTCTCGGGCCGGCCCGACGACGAGACGTGGCGGCTGAGGCCGCCCCAGAACCCCCCGCCGGCGCAGGTGTCGCCGCGGAAGGCGCCCCCGGTGCAGGGGACGCCTCCGCCACCGACCCGGCGTCAGCCGGTTCCGCCGCCGCAGGGGCCACCGCCGTCCACCCCACCGCCGCCCCAGAAGCCGCCGAAGCCGCCGCCGCGCCGTCCGGCGACGGCACCGCAGGCGCTCAACCAGACACCGCCCCCGCCGCATCGTGGGCGCCGCCAGCCACCACCGGTCCGCCCGTGGCAGGTCGACCGGCATGACGAGCCCGACGCGACGCGGTTCATCCCGCGCACGCCCGGCGTCCCGATGGGATCGCGCTGGCCGGTCGCCGACCCCGACGTCCTGCGTCCCTACGACCAGCTCGCCACGCAGGTCATGCCGGCGATCAAGGACGCGCCGCTGGTCAAACCCAGGCCGGGGGAGACGGGCGAGCAAGACGTCGCCGCCCCGGCGAAGGCGCCGTCGATCGCGAAGTCCAGCGGCCGGATGGCGATCGCCTCGCTGATCAGCCGCATCACCGGCTTCGCGTGGAAGCTGCTGCTGGTCGCGGCCATCGGCGCCCAGGTGGAGAACGACTCGTTCAACGTCGCCAACACGATGCCGAACATCATCTTCGAACTGCTGATGGGCGGCGTGCTCTCCAGTCTCGTGGTCCCGCTGCTCGTGCGGTCGCAGGACGACAAGGACGGCGGCGAGGCGTACACGCAGCGGCTGGTCACGGTGGCGGGCACGCTGCTCGTCGCCGGGACGGCGATCGCGGTCGTCGCCGCGCCGCTGATCACCAAGCTCTACGTCGACGACAACGGTGACGCCAATCCAGCCCTGGTCACCGCGTTCGCGTACCTGCTGCTGCCGCAGATCTTCTTCTACGGCGTGTTCGCGCTGCTCTCGGCGATATTGAACGCGAAGAACATCTTCGGCCCCACAGCGTGGGCTCCGGTGATCAACAACCTGGTCGTCATCTTCACCATTCTGGTGGTGTGGATCATGCCGGGGAACATCTCGACCGATCCGGTGTCGATCACCGACCCGAAACTGCTGACACTGGGTCTCGGCGTGACGGCGGGCATCGTGGCGCAGTCGGTCCTGCTGATTCCGCCGCTGCTGCGGTCCGGGTTCAAGTTCAAGTGGCGCTGGGGCATCGACAAGCGCATGAAGGAGTTCGGCGGGCTCGCGCTCTGGACCGTCGGCTACGTCGCGGTCAGCCAGGTCGGCTACACGATCACGACCCGGGTGCTGACCAGCGGTTCGCAGGGTGGCGTGACCGCGTACAGCAACGCGTGGCTGCTCTTCCAGCTGCCGTACGGCGTCATCGGGGTGTCGCTGCTGACCGCGATCATGCCGA encodes the following:
- the murJ gene encoding murein biosynthesis integral membrane protein MurJ, with protein sequence MGSRWPVADPDVLRPYDQLATQVMPAIKDAPLVKPRPGETGEQDVAAPAKAPSIAKSSGRMAIASLISRITGFAWKLLLVAAIGAQVENDSFNVANTMPNIIFELLMGGVLSSLVVPLLVRSQDDKDGGEAYTQRLVTVAGTLLVAGTAIAVVAAPLITKLYVDDNGDANPALVTAFAYLLLPQIFFYGVFALLSAILNAKNIFGPTAWAPVINNLVVIFTILVVWIMPGNISTDPVSITDPKLLTLGLGVTAGIVAQSVLLIPPLLRSGFKFKWRWGIDKRMKEFGGLALWTVGYVAVSQVGYTITTRVLTSGSQGGVTAYSNAWLLFQLPYGVIGVSLLTAIMPRMSRAAADGDHKKLIGDLSYASRISTVTLLPISAVMTIVGGSVGIALFTLGKGTVENASRMGEALAISAFALLPYALVMLQMRVFYAMKDARTPVLIMIVMTVVKVPLLYLCPALLSPDNIVLGVMMVNGLTFVVGAILGQVWLWVTLGNLRSKRVLGVILFTVVASVLGVGAAWLAGQIVPDSFGPTFHAWVKLLLQTVVGIVVSFGVLMALKVEELRPATARITRLIKRR